One window from the genome of Pedobacter schmidteae encodes:
- a CDS encoding PAS domain-containing protein: MLNLDDIEYIFNSLPTASIIVEPDAPYFTVVAVNRTFLEIVNAEREDFVGKGFFEGFPVKPDDDGHARASIKGAFEEVLAHKHRHHIKEHRYDLESGTQESHLRYWKVDTYPLLDDDGSVKYIIQSSEEITLNKRSNDFALLEKEVLALNAKPGVSTAFVLTYYVNGIEALFPQMKCSIMQVKNNRLYGWATPSLPAAYSQQIEGLEIGENVGSCGTSAFLQRNIIVSDIENDTRWASFAHVALQYNLRACWSQPIINSEGVVMATFAIYYHQVKEPNADELSIIERASSLLQVLLENRQYAELLNDATLLMTQGQELAHFGTWSWDIQNNVVKWSDSLFSIYGLNKDEFKATFEGYQELLHPDDRKFVYDKIQNVLRTHQDTEFEERIIRPDGELRYLKSWGKLKLENGLPVKMIGACLDITQVMQDIQERTNYIHTIEQQNHQLRDIAWAQTHLVRAPLARIMGIVELLSDSDTDAPAEEKLLAYLDVSAKELDKAIKQIISKIRK, from the coding sequence ATGCTAAACTTAGATGATATTGAATATATTTTTAATTCGTTGCCTACGGCAAGTATCATCGTCGAGCCCGATGCGCCATATTTTACGGTTGTAGCGGTAAACCGAACTTTTCTTGAAATTGTAAATGCCGAAAGAGAGGACTTTGTAGGGAAGGGCTTTTTTGAAGGCTTTCCGGTAAAACCTGATGATGACGGCCATGCGCGGGCATCTATTAAAGGCGCATTTGAAGAGGTATTGGCCCACAAGCACCGGCACCACATTAAAGAGCATCGCTACGACCTGGAATCGGGAACACAGGAATCACATTTACGCTACTGGAAGGTAGATACCTATCCCTTACTGGACGATGATGGTTCGGTAAAATACATTATCCAAAGCTCAGAAGAAATTACCCTCAATAAGCGCTCCAATGACTTCGCTTTGCTGGAAAAGGAAGTCCTTGCTTTAAATGCAAAGCCAGGTGTATCTACCGCATTCGTATTAACTTATTATGTCAACGGAATTGAGGCCCTGTTTCCACAAATGAAGTGTTCCATTATGCAGGTCAAAAACAACCGGCTATATGGATGGGCCACACCCTCCCTTCCGGCAGCTTACAGTCAGCAGATAGAGGGACTGGAGATTGGCGAAAATGTAGGTTCATGTGGTACTTCAGCTTTTCTACAGCGGAATATCATTGTGTCCGATATAGAAAACGATACACGATGGGCTAGTTTTGCCCATGTGGCCCTTCAATATAACCTGCGCGCCTGCTGGTCGCAACCCATCATCAATTCGGAGGGTGTAGTAATGGCTACATTTGCCATTTATTACCATCAGGTAAAAGAACCCAATGCCGATGAACTCAGCATTATTGAGCGGGCGAGTTCGCTGTTGCAGGTGCTTTTGGAAAACAGGCAATATGCCGAATTGCTGAACGATGCCACGCTGCTGATGACCCAGGGACAGGAACTGGCCCATTTTGGCACCTGGTCGTGGGACATTCAAAACAACGTAGTAAAATGGTCCGATTCCCTTTTCAGTATTTATGGATTAAATAAGGACGAGTTTAAAGCCACTTTTGAGGGCTATCAGGAATTGCTGCATCCCGACGACCGCAAATTTGTGTACGATAAAATACAGAATGTTTTGCGCACGCACCAGGACACCGAATTTGAAGAGCGCATCATCAGGCCTGATGGCGAGCTGAGGTATTTAAAATCCTGGGGCAAGTTAAAGCTGGAGAACGGTTTGCCTGTAAAGATGATTGGCGCTTGCCTTGACATTACCCAAGTGATGCAGGACATACAGGAACGCACCAATTATATCCATACCATTGAGCAACAAAACCACCAGCTTCGCGATATTGCCTGGGCACAAACCCACCTGGTAAGGGCCCCACTGGCCCGTATTATGGGGATTGTAGAATTATTGAGCGATTCCGATACAGATGCGCCGGCCGAAGAAAAGTTGCTGGCCTATCTGGATGTTTCAGCAAAGGAGCTTGACAAGGCCATCAAACAAATCATCAGCAAAATCCGTAAATAA
- a CDS encoding ferritin-like domain-containing protein, with the protein MNILSILDEIEKVDAEIYERINPRRKAMQDFFKFGKKISLAAVPLALGSLFNKAYGQATPTAVNEVLNFALTLEYLEYHFYNHALVAAPGLIPSGAPTAAITTIRDHEKAHVDLLKGALGTAARTPLEYANFDFTAGGAFSAVYSDYPTFLKVATAFEDTGVRAYKGQAPVLKGNAVLTTALQIHSVEARHAAHLRQMLAANGATGLKPWISLGAGGASNDTGIAAVDPVYVRENTTIQAGVELTAINGTAVTKAAAAESFDEFLTKAEVVSIANLFLKTGFKL; encoded by the coding sequence ATGAACATTTTAAGCATTTTAGATGAAATAGAGAAAGTTGATGCCGAAATCTATGAACGTATCAACCCACGCAGAAAGGCGATGCAGGATTTTTTCAAATTCGGCAAAAAGATTTCTCTGGCCGCAGTGCCCTTAGCGCTAGGTTCTTTATTCAACAAAGCCTATGGACAGGCGACCCCTACAGCGGTAAATGAAGTGCTGAACTTTGCACTGACACTGGAATACCTGGAATACCATTTCTATAACCATGCGCTGGTGGCAGCACCTGGTCTGATCCCTTCTGGCGCACCAACAGCCGCCATAACTACTATCAGGGACCACGAAAAAGCACATGTAGATTTATTAAAGGGCGCCCTGGGCACAGCGGCAAGAACACCTTTGGAATATGCCAACTTCGATTTTACGGCGGGCGGCGCCTTCAGTGCTGTATATAGCGACTATCCGACATTTCTAAAAGTGGCCACTGCTTTCGAGGATACAGGTGTAAGGGCCTACAAGGGGCAGGCGCCCGTATTGAAGGGCAACGCCGTATTGACCACCGCCCTGCAGATTCACTCGGTAGAGGCCCGACATGCTGCTCACCTCCGACAGATGCTGGCCGCTAACGGTGCCACCGGATTGAAACCATGGATCAGCCTGGGGGCCGGAGGGGCCTCCAATGATACTGGCATTGCTGCAGTAGATCCGGTATACGTACGTGAAAATACCACGATACAGGCCGGGGTTGAACTAACGGCCATTAATGGAACTGCTGTGACCAAGGCCGCGGCGGCCGAATCCTTCGATGAGTTTTTGACCAAGGCTGAAGTGGTCAGCATCGCCAACCTGTTCCTCAAAACAGGATTTAAGCTTTAG
- a CDS encoding ferritin-like domain-containing protein, producing MDNLKENQPTTKPSQKTDLMDFRLERRTFLQYAGAGAAAMALVAAGCKKDRTPNMSLGATLDFKDDYGVLNYAYALEQLEAAFYIRVASAPPSGFTQAQVNYFKDVQFHEIAHREFFKNILGTAAIGTLEVDFSSINFSDGASVLAAARAFEDLGVAAYNGAGVRLKTDAFLVAAGQIVSVEARHAAWVRDQISNGSFADLSSLTSSGASVSGGLDAALTPDKVLSAAGKYIKTKINIINL from the coding sequence ATGGATAACTTAAAAGAGAACCAACCCACAACTAAACCTTCTCAGAAAACAGATCTGATGGATTTCAGATTGGAAAGGAGGACTTTTTTACAATATGCCGGCGCCGGAGCAGCCGCAATGGCCTTAGTTGCCGCGGGCTGTAAAAAGGACAGGACCCCGAACATGTCCCTTGGTGCTACCCTTGACTTTAAGGACGATTACGGAGTACTGAATTATGCCTATGCCCTGGAACAATTGGAAGCGGCTTTCTACATCAGGGTGGCCTCCGCACCACCATCCGGCTTTACCCAGGCACAGGTCAATTATTTTAAAGATGTCCAGTTCCATGAGATTGCACACCGCGAATTTTTCAAAAACATTTTGGGTACGGCGGCCATCGGAACCTTGGAGGTAGATTTCTCTTCAATCAATTTCAGTGACGGTGCCAGTGTACTGGCCGCCGCCAGGGCTTTTGAGGATTTGGGTGTTGCAGCCTATAATGGTGCAGGTGTGAGGCTAAAAACGGATGCATTTCTGGTAGCTGCCGGGCAGATCGTTTCGGTAGAGGCCAGGCATGCAGCCTGGGTACGGGACCAAATCAGCAACGGAAGCTTTGCCGACCTATCCAGTCTTACTTCTTCAGGTGCCAGCGTAAGCGGCGGACTGGATGCCGCCCTGACACCAGACAAGGTACTATCTGCCGCAGGCAAATACATCAAGACAAAAATCAACATCATCAATCTTTAA